In the Glycine max cultivar Williams 82 chromosome 19, Glycine_max_v4.0, whole genome shotgun sequence genome, AGCATCTTTCGTAAGAGTTACAAGATTAAAGTTGTTAATGTAGAAAAGAGTAAGAgttgcttaaagaaacaaatgccatatataaataaataaaaaataagacccACACGTGTATGGTGTATATatgcaacaaaaaaaagtgaagTGAAGTAAAATTATGCAACTGATCTTTCCTCATAGATTCCTCTCCTATATTGACCTCCCATCTCTCTTAACGAACACACACAGAGagcaaaatagtaaaaatgTCAAAGGACAAAGTTTCCGGTGATCCAAGACGTGCAGTGTGCACAGGTATCACCATCTTCCTCCTCTTAGCCGGCGTCACTCTCCTCGTCCTCTGGCTGGTCTACCGTCCCCACAAGCCGCGCTTCACGGTCATCGGCGCCGCCATCTACGGCCTCAACACCAGCACGCCGCCGCTCATGTCAACCACCATGCAGTTCTCCGTCCTCATAAAGAACCCGAACAGGCGTGTCTCCATTTACTACGACAGGTTCTCCGCCTTTGTCTCGTACAGGAACCAGGCCATAACGCCGCAGGTTCTGCTGCCACCCCTGTACCAGGAGAAGCGCAGCTCGGTTTCGGTGTCCCCGGTGATCGGAGGCACGCCGCTCCCGGTGTCGGTGGAGGTTTCGAACGGGTTGGCGATGGACGAGGCTTATGGGGTGGTGGGTCTGAGGCTGATATTTCAGGGCAGAGTGCGGTGGAAGGCTGGGGCCATCAAAACTGCGCACTATGGGCTCTACGTTAAGTGCGATGTTTTGATGGGTTTGAAGAAAGGGTTGGTGGGTCAAGTTCCTCTCCTCGGAGTTACACCCTGCGATGTCGATCTatgattatcatttttataGGACCATGAAGCTACTACCTCTaccttgttttgttttgtttctgtcTTCAATTCAGTGTAATGTAATAATGTGCAATTTGCTGCTACTCTTgcccttttttttattccttttctaACCAGCAATTATATATAGCCATAGgagtttgtattttttgttaagGGGTTGGTTTTTTGCAAATTCAGTGTGTTAGAAATGGTAAAAAGTCAAAGGATTTCCAAGTTGCAGTGTCTAAGGTTATGTTATTAATTTGAAGGAATCAGAATGGCAAAAGGTCTTCTTCTCTTACTTGGAATTATTTGGGTTGGTTCAGCAAAGGCACTGGGGTGGGGAGTCCATGTTTGTGAGTTTGAACGCAGGGCACTTGGAGCAGCAAAGTAAGGCATCGTCCAGAAAGTGCTATGCTTTTctaaagccaaaggtaagcataAGTTATATCGCATTTTCAccccatttttaatatatttacaagGGAAAGAAGCTGTAACTTATTTGTAGGCAGTATGGGAATGGAATAATCGAATTTGGCTTTATACTCTA is a window encoding:
- the LOC100804161 gene encoding NDR1/HIN1-like protein 12 yields the protein MSKDKVSGDPRRAVCTGITIFLLLAGVTLLVLWLVYRPHKPRFTVIGAAIYGLNTSTPPLMSTTMQFSVLIKNPNRRVSIYYDRFSAFVSYRNQAITPQVLLPPLYQEKRSSVSVSPVIGGTPLPVSVEVSNGLAMDEAYGVVGLRLIFQGRVRWKAGAIKTAHYGLYVKCDVLMGLKKGLVGQVPLLGVTPCDVDL